ATAAAGATCATTGAGGGGTTCTGGTACGATGCTCTGATTTTGCTGTATGTAGACAGGTACAGGGATAATGCTCAGCGATATAGCTGGAGTGTAATGTTTTTTATGCAAAAATTACCGAATATTCCAACGAGAACGGCGATGGTAAGAGAGTATCAGAAGTAGCTTCGCTGAGGGTATGCTCATTGAAAGGTGGTTTCTTTCTGAAGTTTGTAGATATAAGCAAGATTAAATACGGGATAAAATCTGCTGGTTCCCCCTCTGATTTCGCGCTATATAGTGTGTAATCAGCAAAAATAAAATGAGGAGGTACATATAAACACAGGTTTCAGAGAATATCGAGTTAATTTGAAGGAGGCGATTTCGATGAAATGCAGAAGTTTGATTGCATTGAGAGTAGCTGTAGCAGTGTTTGTAGGTCTGATAGTTATTGGTTGTCCTTCGCAAGCCATAGCGAAGCCGTCAGAGGTGATCAACTGGAAATTTCAGAGCCACCATACACCTGGAGCCCTTTCAACTGAATATGTCATTCCTCCTTTTATCGAACGGGTACGTGAGATGTCTGGCGGGAGGCTAAATATTACCTTGCACTACGCTGGAGAACTTGTAGACTACCAAGAGGTATTTCCTTCCTTACAGGCAAATATGATCCAAATGGCCAATACTAGCGGGTTGTTTTGGAGAGGTTCCATACCTGTAGGCTGGCTACAGTCGGGCAATTTGCCCCCCTTCGTCTGCCGGAGCAACGATGAATTTAACGAACTATACCATCGCAGGGGAATCGATGCTCTGATAAGAGAGGGCTTAGCTGAGCAGGGCATCCACTTCCTGGGTAATCATAATGTAGGAAACACGTACTTCTGGAGCAAAAAACCTATAAACTCAGTGGATGACCTTAAAGGGTTCAAGGTAAGGTTCTTTGGTTCCATGTCGGACACAATGGAACACTTTGGGGCCGCACCGGTTATGCTCCCTCATCCAGAGACCTATACGGCTATTGCTATGGGAACTCTTGACGGCAGTGGCACCGCTTGGTGGCTATATCGTGACCTCAAGCTCCATGAAGTATGTCCATATTTTATAGGTCCCGCGTGGCAAACTCCCCAGGGGATGGAGCTCTGGGTATCCAAAAAGGCTTGGGATGCTTTGCCAGATGATCTGAAGGCTATTGTTGAAACAGCTGCCGTTGCTTTTACAAAAGATTATGCCGATATCTGTTGGATGCAGGAGCGAGAGATGTTTAACAAGTCCTTCCCCGAGTGGGGAACCACCTACATAGAATGGGGCAAGGAAGATATAGACAGAATAACTAATGAGTTCTCGTTGCCATATTTAGATAAAATCGCCAAGGAAATTGGGCCAAAAGATCCAAGAGTTGTTAAGGGAATCGAGATTATTAAACAGTTTATGAAGGATTACGGCTACATAGATTAAGACAATTATTCAGCGGGGATTAACATCTTATTTGTTAATGTGAATGCCCAATGAGGTGAGGCGATTGAGTTTTTTAAAAACATTTATAATATTCGTTGATAATCTGAATGATTGGATGGGCAAGATTTTGGGCTTTCTTATCTATCCGACAATGTTCATATTGGTGTACGAGGTGATAATGAGGTATGCATTTAATAAACCTACGATCTGGGCTCACGATACTTCCTGCATGCTTTACGGAGCGCACTTTATTCTTGGGGGAGCCTATGCCCTTCGTTGGGGGGCATTTGTCAATGTAGAGGTGTTCTATCAGCGCTTCTCGCTTCGGACAAAAGCAGTAGTCGATCTGGTTACCTGGATGCTGTTCTACGCATTTGTGGGCATCTTGCTTTGGAAAAGCGTGCCTTGGGCTTGGGCAAGCGTGATGGTGCAGGAATACTCCAATAGCCCTTGGGGGCCCCCAGTCTGGCCAATTAAACTTACCATACCAGTGGCAGCCACCCTTGTGTTACTTCAGGGATTAACCAAAACCATCAAAGATTTCTATATAGCCGTGACCGGTCGCGAGCTATTTGCCGGAGTCGCCACCGAAGTTACTGAAGACAACTGAGGTGATACTATGGGTATAGGGCTTATTTCGATTCTCCTATTTGGCAGCATGCTTCTTTTTTTGGGGCTAGGACTTCCTGTAGCCTTTGTTCTTGGAGGACTAGCCGCCATTTTTTGGGGACCTGAATCTTTCTTTATTATTGTTGCTAGAACTTATTCAATGATGTCGACCACTACTTTGGTAGCTTGTCCCCTTTTCGTGTTGATGGCAGCAGTATTGGAACAGTCTGGTGTAGCCGAGGATATGTATGAGATGATGTATCGCTGGATGGGATCCTTGAAAGGCGGGTTGGCAGTTGGTACTGTAATAGTCTGCACCCTATTGGCCGCCATGTCGGGGATTGCCTCTACAGGTGTGGTGGTTATGGGTGTTATGGCCCTTCCCGCCATGCTTAAAAGGGGATATGATAAGTCATTGGCGGTTGGCTGTATCTTGGCAGGAGGGGTTTTGGGCCCCCTCATACCTCCCAGCATAGTATTGGTTCTTTATGGAACTATCGCCCAAGTATCGATAGGCGGGCTCTTTGCTGGGGGGATGAGCGCAGGGTTGCTCTGTTCCTCCCTGATCATTGTTTATATATTGATAAGATGCTACTTGAATCCAAGCTTAGGTCCTCCTATACCCTATGAAGAGCGAACTAACTGGGAGGCAAAAATGACATCCCTTAAAGGCATAATTCTTCCTTTTTTACTAATAGTTTCTGTTCTGGGCTCAATTTACACTGGTATTGCTACTCCAACTGAGGCTGCCGCTGTAGGTGCGTTTGGTGCCATGGTATGTAGCGCTATCCACCGTCGCTTGAATTGGCAATTAATCAGAAACTCAGCCTACGCAACTATAAAAATCCAGGGATTTATGATGTGGATTTTGTTTTCCGCCCAAGCCTTCGCTTCTGTATACATGGGAATGGGTGCCTCCAGGTTGGTTATAGGGCTGGTTGAGAAATACGAGATCGGCTGGTGGACTATGTTGATAGCCATACAGATTGTTTGGTTTGCATTGGGCTTCGTGATTGATGCATGGAGCATCTTGATGATTACAGCTCCTATCATTCTCCCCCTTCTTCCCATTTATGGCTTTAACCCTTTGTGGTTAGGTGTTCTTTACGCTGTAAATACACAGACAGGTTACCTTACACCACCCTTTGGCACCATGTTGTTTATGATGAAAGGAATTGCTCCAAAGAGTGTAACTATGTCAGATATTTATAGCTCCGTTGTACCTTTTGTCATAACTCAATTGGTCACTTTAGCCCTTTGTATAACATTTCCTAAATTAATTACTTGGCTTCCCGAGGTTCTTTTTGGATAATACAGAAAAATAGATAGTTGATGTGACGGGGCTTGCTATAGTTGTAGGCCCCGTCAGTCCACCGTACTTTGAAGAAGTATTATCCATTCATTGTAATGGTGAGGCGTAAGCATCCGAGTTGAACCGTCGATATTAGAACATGCAAAAGCGGCGATAGTAAAAGGTTCTTCCTGGCTTAACTTTAGCAATTCGAATAACTTGCGTAGGTAAAAGTCAAAAGAACATGAGACGAAGAGAGAGGAGAGAAAGGTATGGAATTGATTTTAATTTTGACTTTAGCGGTGGTTATAGTTGCGGTTTTTATGGGAAAGCGCCAAGCGGAGGCTCATTGCGACACCCTTTCGGGGCCTGTTATAAAAGCGGCTCTGATTGCTTTTGAGCAGCAGGATGTGGCGCCGGTTCTGAAATGGATTCGCCCCGAAGATGAGCCGGAGATACGAGAAGCTTTCGACCTTTCCTGTTATGTTAGAAACCTGGGTCCCGATGCCAGAAAATTGGCCGAGAGGGCGTTTTTTGAAACTTTGATCAGGGTGCATAGGATGGGAGAAGGAGCGTCCTACGAGGGAATTAAGCCTGATAGCAGTGTGCCTCCTGTTGTTGCAAAGGCTGATGAAGCTCTCGAGTCAGGCGATGTTTCAGATTTGGCAAATCGTATTTCTAACCACGTTAAACAGACAGTTGAGAAGCGGTTCCAGCATGCATGGGAGAAAAAACAGAGTGCCGAAGAATCACCAGAGAAGGGAAGGGACTTTGTAAAAGCCTATATATCCTTCGTTCATTATGTGGAGGGAATCCATGCCATGACTATGAAAGGGCACGCACATGGTGAACATCATCACTGAGTAGGGTAGGTGAAACTTCCGCACTTTGATGTCATAATAATAGGCAAATACAAAGCGTATCAAGGAGGAGTGCATATGTCATACCGTTTTGATACTCAGTGTGTTCATTTGGGAACTCACCCTGATCCAATCACTGGAGCCCTTTCCACCCCTATTTACCAGACATCTACTTTCGCTTTCCATAACGCAGATGAAGGAGCTCGTAGGTTTAAGGGTGAGGAAGAGGGCTACATTTACACCCGCTTAGGAAATCCTAACCACACAGCCGTTGAAGAAAAGATAGCAGCCCTTGAAGGCGGGGAAGCCGCCGCGGTTGCAGCGTCAGGCATGGGAGCCATTGCTTCTGTTATGTGGACTGCCCTTTCTGCTGGAGACCATGTTATCGCTGCTAAATCTCTTTATGGATGTACTCACGCCCTGATGAACCACCAGTTCCCCCGTTTTGGCATGGAAGCTACCTTTATGGACTTAAAAGACCTTGCCGCAGTGAAAGCTGCTATGAGGCCCAATACCCGGATGATCTATTGCGAATCCCCAGCGAACCCCACCATGGAAATTGCCGATCTCGAGGGGCTGGCTCGCATCGCTCATGAAGGAAACGCCATTCTTGTAGTAGATAACACTTACTGTACTCCTGTTATTCAGCGTCCTCTTGAGTTTGGGGCTGATGTGGTGGTCCATTCTGCTACAAAGTATCTCAATGGTCACGGAGACATTATCGCTGGAGTTATTGTGGGGAGTAAGGAGTTCATTGGGCGTATCAAACTGGAAGGGCTCAAAGATCTTACCGGGGCGACATTATCTCCCTTTGATTCCTATCTCTTGCTTCGTGGGATGAAGACCCTGCACATTCGTGTACCCAGACACTGCGAAACGGCTCTTAAAGTGGCTCGCTTCCTGAACGGTTGCCCTGAAGTAGAAAAGGTCTGGTATCCCGGCCTTGATGATTTTCCTCAGAGAGAACTCGCCGATAAACAGATGAAATATTATGGAGCAATGATTGCTATGGAACTGAAAGGCGGATACGAGGCAGGGAAGAAATTCATTAACAGCACAAAGCTCTGGACCTTGGCTGTAAGCCTTGGCGATGCGGAATCTCTTGTTCAGCACCCTGCATCTATGACCCATTCGGCTCTCAGCGATGAGGAGTTGGAAAAAGCTGGCATCTCAAAGGGACTGGTTCGGCTTTCAGTAGGTCTTGAAGATGTTGAGGACCTGATTGACGATCTGAAAGAGGCTTTTGCTGTTATGTAATAATAAGGACTTTTTCCCCAGTTCGATAACAAACTACTTATGCCACTCTTGACTTATAGGCTGCGTATCACGTAAAATTTCCTTACAAGATCAGGCGGCTTTTAGTGCGGCCGGGCCTCTTTTGAGGCAGTGGGATTTCAAGACTCGCGGGACTTAGCGAAAGCTAGGCTTGCGGGTCTTTTTTTGTACCTTAAATTGTGTTTCAAGATCTCTAATATGAAAAAGCTATGAAAGCGAGGAGATGTTTTGAGTCCCAGCAAGGATATTTTCGATGCGGCTCAGGTTCCAGGTCTTGATGAAGAAGAGGCAACCCGTCGTCATATTGAGGAGGGACCGAATGAACTCCCCTCGACTAAGAAAAACAACATATTTAACATTGCCATTGAAGTAGCCCAAGAGCCAATGTTTCTTCTCCTTGTTGCCTGTGGCTCCCTTTATCTGATTCTCGGCGAGCTCCGGGAAGCGGCAATGTTGCTGGGCTTTGTCTTTCTGGTTATGGGCATAACTATTGTTCAGGAGAGAAAAACGGAGCGGGCTCTCGAAGCTCTCCGCGATTTATCGAGTCCGCGAGCTCTTGTGATAAGGGGAAGAGCTCAGCGTCGAATTCCAGGGCGGGAGGTAGTTCGCGGAGATATCATAGTGGTTTCTGAAGGAGACCGTATCCCAGCAGATGCTCGTTTGTTCGCGGCCGTGAATTTATCTGTAGATGAATCCATGTTGACTGGGGAATCAGTTGCCGTGAGGAAGCGGCCTTTGGAGGAGGCCGATGTTCAGAGAAGACCTGGAGGAGAAGACTCTCCGTATATTTATTCAGGAAGTCTTGTCGTAAATGGCAAGGGTATTGCCGAGGTAATAGGAATAGGTTTCCAAACCGAAATGGGAAAGATCGGCAAGGCCCTCCAGACATTGAAAGAAGAAGAAACACTTCTTAAGAAGGAGACGGAACGGATCGTAAAGATATTTTCAGTTTTGGGAATAGGATTGTGTTTTCTCTTGGTTCTGATTTATGGGCTGACTCGAGGTAACTGGCTGGAGGGTTTGCTAGCAGGTATAGCCCTGGCCATGGCAATCCTTCCTGAGGAATTTCCAGTTGTTCTTACCATCTTCCTAGCCATGGGGGCTTGGCGAATTTCACAAAAGGGTGTTCTTACAAGGAGGATTCCCGCCGTAGAGACTTTAGGGGCAGCTACTGTCCTATGCGTAGATAAAACAGGAACCCTTACACTGAACCAGATGAAAGTGGGCGCTCTTTGCTCGGATGGGATTTCAAAAGATCTTCAAGAAAGAAGGGAAACTTTGCCGGAAGAGCTTCACGCACTATTGGAATACGCTATTCTCGCCAGCCAAAAAGACCCCTTTGACCCAATGGAAAAAGCCATCCTTAAAGCGGGAGACGACCTATTGAAGGGAACGGAACATTTACACTATGGGTGGTCCCTTGTTCGAGAATATGCACTTACGCCGGAGCTTCTTGCCATGTCAAACGTTTGGTGTTCCCCCGAAAGGAAGGACTGGATAATAGCGGCAAAAGGGGCTCCAGAAGCAATCATGGACTTATGCCACTTGGATCCATCGATTGTCGAGCAAGTGGAGTCCAGAATTCTTCTCCTTGCGGATAATGGGCTCAGAGTACTTGGTATTGCGAGGGCCAAATTTTCTTCGGAAGAAGATTTGCCGATAGGGCAACATGATTTCAAATTTGAATTTATTGGTCTTGTGGGGCTGCTTGATCCGGTTCGCCCTGACGTTCCCAAAGCAATTCAGGAATGTTATGCCGCTGGTATTCGTACCATAATGATTACTGGAGACTACCCTGGCACGGCCAGAAATATCGCTCGAGCAATAGGGCTAAATTCACCAGACCTGGTTATTACTGGGCAGGAACTAGACTCTTTGGATGAAATTACTCTCCGAGAAAAGATCCAGACTGTCAATGTTTTTGCCCGGGTTATCCCAGAACAGAAACTGCGCATCGTAGAAGCTCTTAAGGCGAATGGAGAAATAACGGCAATGACGGGAGACGGTGTTAATGATGCTCCTGCGTTGAAAAGTGCCCATATCGGGATAGCGATGGGAGGTAGAGGGACAGATGTTGCTAGGGAATCAGCGGGCCTTGTCCTCGTAGACGACGCTTTCTCTTCTATTGCCAAAGCGGTTCGCATGGGACGACGCATATTCGATAATATCCGTAAGGCCTTGGCTTTTGTTGTTGCCGTACACGTGCCTATTGCCGGCATGTCTCTCTTGCCGGTGTTCTTTTCGGATTGGCCGATGGTTCTGCTTCCTGTCCATATAGTCTTTCTAGAACTAATTATCGACCCAACTTGCTCGGTAGTATTCGAGGCCGAGGAGGAGGAAGAGGATGTAATGCAGAGACTTCCGCGAGATCGTTCAAAGCCGCTTTTTGACATAAGAACCGTTTTGTTTGCCCTTTTTCAAGGGTTCAGTATCCTTTGTGTTGTAGCTCTTGTTTTTACAAGTTACATTAAGGCAGGGTCTTCTCCAGATAGAGCAAGGGCTCTGGCTTTTTCAACCCTTGTTTTTTCGAATCTTGCACTTATACTGACGAATCGCTCCTGGACAAAAAACGCATGGGCGTTGCTCAAGATTCCCAACAGAGCTTTCTGGAGTGTTCTGGTTGGATCGATCCTTTTTCTAGCCGCTTCTTTTGCTGTCGGGCCGTTGAAAGCAGTCTTCAAGTTTGAAACCCTCAGCGCGATGGAATTCGCTAAATGTTTCGGACTAGGCTTGGCTCTATTATTATGGTTTGAATTGATCAAGACCCTATTCGAGGAATTATGGAACATTCATAGTCGAAAAAAGCATGAGCGGCTCCTAAATCGTTAGCATTAAGATCGTAGTACTTCTTTCCCATACCTGTTGCAGGTTGAAAGAGGGGCTCCCGTATATCGGGAGCCCCTCTTCTTATGGATAGCTTCAGTGGAAGAGATGTAAAATTACCATTTTCCCATCGGAGAAAAAGGCATCTCCTGAAAAATTCGATCCCATTGAGGGCTCAACAAAGGTGATTTCTTCATAATTGGAAACAATTTTTGCTTCCAGGCAATTATCGACAAAAGTTTTCCGCTCAGTGTCAATAACTGGGTCTATCCGATGGCTCAAATGAAGCCAGTTAACCCCTTTATCAAAACTGGCTGTACCCACAAATTGAAGACTTCCATCCGAAAGACGATATCCTGTCTTCCACAAGCGGATGTGATGTCTTTGCCTTACAGAGTGCAGTTCAGTCTCTTTTTCAAAGGCTATGTCCAGAGGAACCCCATTCCAGAAAGATGGCGTAACTGGGGCCTGAGGATACGAATTGTTCAAGAGAGCGGACTTGAAGGCCTTGACAAGGGAACGGAAGGAAACGAGCTCTGCCTTCACCCAGCCAGCTTTTTCCAGAGCCGTGATAAGGTTGTTTCCGTTCTGAACGTAGATCATTAGGCTGAGAGGTTCCTGCGGAGATCCAGAGATTGTTTCGGTAAAACGGGATAAACCTCTCAATTCAAAGGGTGCCAAAGGGTCCATTGATTCTGTGAGAGCTGCGGGATGGGGAGATTCCTTGAAATAGGGAGGAACAAATGTGGCGACAATGCACAAGTATAGAAAAACTCCTGCCGTAAATAAGGCAGGGCCCCAGTACGTTTTCTTCCTTGTGGCAGGGGGGGGCATTGTTACCTCAAGTTTAGTTCTTCTGGACTTCCTCCACTCCGAGAGGCTGATGCCGATGATAAGCCAGGAAAAACCAAGCAACGCGCCAGCCAGAACATCGCTCAGGTAATGCACGCCGATATATAGACGGCTGAAACCAACAGCTGTTACAAGGAGTACCCACAGGAAAAAAAGATCAACTTTCTTTCCTCGGTCCGTTGTGCCTCGGGCAAGGGCATAGGCCAGGAAACCATAGAAAAAAGCCGAATAGGCAGTGTGTCCGCTGGGAAAGGAAAATTCCATGAGATGGGTCATGTTAAAGGGCCTTTGTCTTTGGAAAAGCCATTTCCCACCTGTTGTAAAAAATGTACAGCCTCCCAGAGTCACCCAAAATGGTGCCAGAAAATACTTTTTGTTATCCAGAAGAAGGTAGAGGGAGAAAAGAATAACGCCTCCCAGCACGATCTGCCAACTTCCCAGAAGCGTGACCTTCAGAAAGATCCACAGCAGAATGGGACTTCTGAAAGCAAGCAGGAGGGTCGCCAGTCTCTTGTCTACAGCTACAATTGGGTCTGCCGTCAGGAGATCTTCGACAACCCCGCCAAGCAATACGAGTGAATAGCCTAGTGCGAGGCACAGGATCGTCAGCGGGAATCCCTCGAAGCGTTCAGGATTGAAACGTTCCCAAAAGAAACTTGCGCACCTTGGATGTCGATCTATGAAGGTTTTTAAAAGTGGATTTCTCCCGACGCCTTCAGCAGCTGAGCAGATTATAGAGGCCAAGACTATAAACAATGGCCAGGCCCCCTTAACAACAAGAGTACGGATCAGATAAAAGATTCCAAGAAGTCCAGCTGTTGTGGCTAAGAAAAAGACCAGACGAGTGGACCAAATTCCGAGAGAAATCCAGGCATGCCGCGCGAAATAGCCAAAAAGCAGGTACGTAACCATACCAATCCCATTGGCAATCCCTGAGTATGCCACGAAATGACGAAAGGGTAATCTGGCAAAACCGGCAAGAAAAGGTAATAAAGATCCTATGGCCATGAACCGACCTGGTATCATTGCCCATAAGCCATATTTTGAGAGGTATTTCTTTCCCGCGTCTATTTTCGAAGTTAGCCGTCCGAACCTTGAAGCGAAGCGATCGCCCGCTGTCCCCAAATAATAGCTCAGGCAATATCCCCCCATGGCTCCCAGGAAGCAGAACCAGAAGGCGTCAATAGGGTCGAAATATCCATGGGCGACAAGAAAACCCACAGTTGGAAACAAAAGAACTCCTGGGATAGCCATGCCGACGAACGCCGTCGATTCCCACAGAGCAAGCGCAAGAATTATCCAGTAACCCAGTAGTCGGAAATGTTCAAGAGTTGGAAGCAGGAGATGGACTATATCCACAACCATATCCCCCCTTACTTGAAAAAGGCGCTCTTTCCAAGATCTTCTTTTATTTTAAATTATCTTTCTAAAATACAATACGGCAAATTGGTGGCTTATAACCAACTGGTTCCTTAGATGACCGCTTGCTTTTGCCGAAGATTTTCTTCACGTGAAAGGAAACTAAGCAAAGGTAAGATGTCTCAAATTTACTCTAGTCGTATGATCCTTGAACAAAGGGCGTTTAAAAGGACTTCGTCATGGGAGATAAACAGAACTGCGATACTCTTTACATGGGCTTCTTCAACGAGCATATGGGCAACTTTAGCTTGAACAGAAGGGTCAAGGCGGGAGGTTGGTTCGTCCGCTACAAGAAAGAGGGGAGAAAAAAGCAAGGCCCGAAGCAGGGCAAATCTTTGAAGTTCTCCACCAGAGAGCTGGCAAGGGTACCGATGGAGAAGTCGTTCTGAAAGTGAAGCTTTTTCCATCCCTTCCCCTAGAGCATTCCACCATTCTTTCTCCGAAGAAAGTGCGGGATGATACCCCCACCGGAAAAAATCCTCGAAAATGGTACGTATCAATCGGTTCTGGGGGAAAGAGGATCCAGGATCCTGATGAATCTTCTGAAAGTACGGGCGAAGATTCTTTTTCTTTGTTTTGGAGAGAGTGCGTATATCTTGACCCTTCCACAACACTTTTCCTCTATCGGGAACAATAAGGCCAAGCAAAATGTCGCCGAGGGTTGTTTTTCCTTTGCCAGAAGGTCCCACAAGTCCAACTACTTCCCCTTTTTTAAATGAGACTGAAAGGTGAGAGAAAAGAACAATTTGAGAACCTCCTTTTCGTAAAAAGGTCTTAGATAGGGATTGTCCTTCAACGGCAAATATGTTTTTCATCAGTGACACCAGGCCCTTTCAAGCTGAGCGAGAAGTTCGTCAGAAATAGGGTGAAGCCCTCTCTCTGGGAGGGCGTTCAACAAACCTTGGGTATAAGGATGAGAAGGATGTTGCAGTACTATTTGAGAATCTCCCGATTCAACTAGAAGTCCACTGAAGAGTACGCCAGTCTGACCTCCAATTTGCTTCGGAAGAGAAAAGTCATGGGTGATGCAGAGAAGTGTTTTGCCCGCATTTATAATTCCTTTTACGAGAGCAGTGGCATCTTCCTTTCGCGATGAATCAAGCCCTTTGGTAGGCTCATCTAAAAGGATAAATTCCGCTGGTGAGGCGAGAGCCATGGCTAAGAGAGCCCTTTGAGCCATGCCCCCAGATAACTTGCCAGGTCTTTCTCTGGAAGCTTCTTGCGTAATGCCTAGAGCAGAAAAGAGATTTTGTGTAGCGGTTCTTGCTGTATGCCGGTCCATTCCTCTCAAATGTTGGAAAACTTCCCGAACTTGTCGAAATACAGAAAGCAGAGGGTTCAGTGCAGTGGAGGGTTCCTGGGGCATAAGAAAGAGATACCGCCCCCAGAGCTTTTTAAGTTCCTTTTCCTTTACGGAGAGGAGGTTCTGTTTTTTAAGAAACACTTTTCCGCAGACAGAAAGCCTTTTAGCCAGCGTTCCTGCTATAGCCTGGGCTATGGGAGTCTTACCGCTTCCCGTTTCCCCCACCAAAAAGAAGACGCTTTCGGAGGGAATAGAAAAAGAAACGTTACGCACAAGGGGCTTATTCTCTTCATCCAAGATTGACAGGTTTTCTACACTGAGAAAAGAGGTCATAATTGAGGCCCTCCCGTTTTGTCAGTATTTTCGTTGCCAAGAAGAAGTAAAGCAAAGACAAAGAGACATATGACTCCACCTGGTAAAAAAACAACCCTGGAATCTGTTCTCATATATGCTATTCCCTCCGAGATCATGGCTCCTAATTCAGGTTCTGGAGGGGCTACTCCAATTCCCAGAAAACCAAGAGAAGATATTTCAAGAACGGCTTTCCCCCATGCAAGGGTGGCCATAACTCCCAGTGTGGGAATAAGTTTAGGAAAAACATATTTCACTAGAAGTATAGGGAGGGGAAATCCTGCAAGTTTAGCGGCTTCTACATATGGACTGACTAATATCCCTTTTAACAGTGAACGAACCATACGAAAATAGTGGGGCCATCCGGTGAAAATGAGAGCAATTATAACGGCATTGGGGCCTCCGCTTGTAAGGGCACTCAATACTATGGCCAGAATAATGCCTGGGAACGCCATGACGATGTCTGTGAGGACAAGCAGGCACTTTTCTGTCTTTTCTTTTCCACAGGCAGCGAGAGAACCAAAGAGCATACCAATAACTACAGAGCCAAATACACAGAGTGCCGAAAGATAAATGGAATTTAAGGCTCCTTGTGCCAGGCGAGCTGCAAAATCCCTTCCAAGATGGTCAGTTCCCAGAATGTGGTTTTTTGAAGGTCTTTCAAGGGTATGAAGAAGATTTTGGCTAAAAGGGTCAGAATCATGTAAAAAGAAACCTCCTAAACTAATAAAAAGAAAAGCCAAAAGGAAGATCGCCCCTTTTTTCTTTGTTGTCATAGGACGAGACCTTCTTTCTTGTCAGCAGGAGTAAAGCTGTCAGATAGCCATTCCGTAAGGGAATTTACCGTGACATAAATCCATCCGAGGAGGAGGCCGGCGCCCTGGATTGCCAGAATATCTCCAGAACGAAGGGCATCAAGGAGATGACTTCCTAATCCTGGACAGGCAAATAGAGTTTCAATAACGACAACA
This region of Aminobacterium colombiense DSM 12261 genomic DNA includes:
- a CDS encoding TRAP transporter substrate-binding protein, which translates into the protein MKCRSLIALRVAVAVFVGLIVIGCPSQAIAKPSEVINWKFQSHHTPGALSTEYVIPPFIERVREMSGGRLNITLHYAGELVDYQEVFPSLQANMIQMANTSGLFWRGSIPVGWLQSGNLPPFVCRSNDEFNELYHRRGIDALIREGLAEQGIHFLGNHNVGNTYFWSKKPINSVDDLKGFKVRFFGSMSDTMEHFGAAPVMLPHPETYTAIAMGTLDGSGTAWWLYRDLKLHEVCPYFIGPAWQTPQGMELWVSKKAWDALPDDLKAIVETAAVAFTKDYADICWMQEREMFNKSFPEWGTTYIEWGKEDIDRITNEFSLPYLDKIAKEIGPKDPRVVKGIEIIKQFMKDYGYID
- a CDS encoding TRAP transporter small permease subunit, which translates into the protein MFILVYEVIMRYAFNKPTIWAHDTSCMLYGAHFILGGAYALRWGAFVNVEVFYQRFSLRTKAVVDLVTWMLFYAFVGILLWKSVPWAWASVMVQEYSNSPWGPPVWPIKLTIPVAATLVLLQGLTKTIKDFYIAVTGRELFAGVATEVTEDN
- a CDS encoding TRAP transporter large permease encodes the protein MGIGLISILLFGSMLLFLGLGLPVAFVLGGLAAIFWGPESFFIIVARTYSMMSTTTLVACPLFVLMAAVLEQSGVAEDMYEMMYRWMGSLKGGLAVGTVIVCTLLAAMSGIASTGVVVMGVMALPAMLKRGYDKSLAVGCILAGGVLGPLIPPSIVLVLYGTIAQVSIGGLFAGGMSAGLLCSSLIIVYILIRCYLNPSLGPPIPYEERTNWEAKMTSLKGIILPFLLIVSVLGSIYTGIATPTEAAAVGAFGAMVCSAIHRRLNWQLIRNSAYATIKIQGFMMWILFSAQAFASVYMGMGASRLVIGLVEKYEIGWWTMLIAIQIVWFALGFVIDAWSILMITAPIILPLLPIYGFNPLWLGVLYAVNTQTGYLTPPFGTMLFMMKGIAPKSVTMSDIYSSVVPFVITQLVTLALCITFPKLITWLPEVLFG
- a CDS encoding DUF6448 family protein; protein product: MELILILTLAVVIVAVFMGKRQAEAHCDTLSGPVIKAALIAFEQQDVAPVLKWIRPEDEPEIREAFDLSCYVRNLGPDARKLAERAFFETLIRVHRMGEGASYEGIKPDSSVPPVVAKADEALESGDVSDLANRISNHVKQTVEKRFQHAWEKKQSAEESPEKGRDFVKAYISFVHYVEGIHAMTMKGHAHGEHHH
- a CDS encoding trans-sulfuration enzyme family protein, yielding MSYRFDTQCVHLGTHPDPITGALSTPIYQTSTFAFHNADEGARRFKGEEEGYIYTRLGNPNHTAVEEKIAALEGGEAAAVAASGMGAIASVMWTALSAGDHVIAAKSLYGCTHALMNHQFPRFGMEATFMDLKDLAAVKAAMRPNTRMIYCESPANPTMEIADLEGLARIAHEGNAILVVDNTYCTPVIQRPLEFGADVVVHSATKYLNGHGDIIAGVIVGSKEFIGRIKLEGLKDLTGATLSPFDSYLLLRGMKTLHIRVPRHCETALKVARFLNGCPEVEKVWYPGLDDFPQRELADKQMKYYGAMIAMELKGGYEAGKKFINSTKLWTLAVSLGDAESLVQHPASMTHSALSDEELEKAGISKGLVRLSVGLEDVEDLIDDLKEAFAVM
- a CDS encoding cation-translocating P-type ATPase is translated as MSPSKDIFDAAQVPGLDEEEATRRHIEEGPNELPSTKKNNIFNIAIEVAQEPMFLLLVACGSLYLILGELREAAMLLGFVFLVMGITIVQERKTERALEALRDLSSPRALVIRGRAQRRIPGREVVRGDIIVVSEGDRIPADARLFAAVNLSVDESMLTGESVAVRKRPLEEADVQRRPGGEDSPYIYSGSLVVNGKGIAEVIGIGFQTEMGKIGKALQTLKEEETLLKKETERIVKIFSVLGIGLCFLLVLIYGLTRGNWLEGLLAGIALAMAILPEEFPVVLTIFLAMGAWRISQKGVLTRRIPAVETLGAATVLCVDKTGTLTLNQMKVGALCSDGISKDLQERRETLPEELHALLEYAILASQKDPFDPMEKAILKAGDDLLKGTEHLHYGWSLVREYALTPELLAMSNVWCSPERKDWIIAAKGAPEAIMDLCHLDPSIVEQVESRILLLADNGLRVLGIARAKFSSEEDLPIGQHDFKFEFIGLVGLLDPVRPDVPKAIQECYAAGIRTIMITGDYPGTARNIARAIGLNSPDLVITGQELDSLDEITLREKIQTVNVFARVIPEQKLRIVEALKANGEITAMTGDGVNDAPALKSAHIGIAMGGRGTDVARESAGLVLVDDAFSSIAKAVRMGRRIFDNIRKALAFVVAVHVPIAGMSLLPVFFSDWPMVLLPVHIVFLELIIDPTCSVVFEAEEEEEDVMQRLPRDRSKPLFDIRTVLFALFQGFSILCVVALVFTSYIKAGSSPDRARALAFSTLVFSNLALILTNRSWTKNAWALLKIPNRAFWSVLVGSILFLAASFAVGPLKAVFKFETLSAMEFAKCFGLGLALLLWFELIKTLFEELWNIHSRKKHERLLNR